One Vigna unguiculata cultivar IT97K-499-35 chromosome 11, ASM411807v1, whole genome shotgun sequence DNA window includes the following coding sequences:
- the LOC114168958 gene encoding probable pectinesterase/pectinesterase inhibitor 33, translating into MTMMRKTLLMTLLLVSSAFSTATSTRRHSNSNIDWWCSQTPYPEPCKYYMQQSHYHHRLKLKHKSEFREILIHLALERAVIMRKKARDLGHNGITRKEKSVFRDCLKLYDNTVFHLNRTLQGLHEKRSCSPFDAQTWLSTARTNIETCQHGALELGVQDFVAPTERCNVTEIISNGLFVNWAFLKYEAVHYTEDAEAEFPSWFSVHERKLLQSSSIRAHLVVAKDGSGHFKSVQAAINAAARRRTKSRFIIHVKRGVYRENIEIDKTNDNIMLFGDGMRNTIITSGRSVNAGYTTYSSATAGVDGLHFIARDITFRNTAGPLKGQAVALRSASDLSVFYRCSIEGYQDTLMVHAQRQFYRGCYIYGTVDFIFGNAAVVFQNCVILVRRPLNGQANMITAQGRDDPFQNTGFSIHNSQIRAAPDLRPVIGRFNTFLGRPWQRYSRVVVMKSFLDSMVNPMGWSPWDDSNFALNTLYYGEYMNFGPGSSTRNRVRWPGFHSITSPTEASRFTVANLLAGRTWLPATGVPFTSGL; encoded by the exons ATGACAATGATGCGAAAGACATTGTTGATGACACTGTTATTAGTTTCCTCAGCTTTCTCAACAGCCACATCAACGAGGAGACATTCCAACAGCAACATAGATTGGTGGTGCAGCCAAACCCCGTACCCAGAGCCATGCAAATACTACATGCAACAGAGCCATTACCATCACAGACTCAAACTCAAACACAAATCCGAATTCCGTGAAATTCTCATTCACTTGGCGCTGGAGAGAGCAGTGATCATGAGAAAGAAAGCACGTGACTTGGGGCACAACGGGATCACCAGGAAGGAAAAATCAGTGTTCCGTGATTGTCTGAAGCTCTACGATAACACCGTGTTCCATCTCAACCGTACCCTCCAAGGCCTTCACGAGAAGAGAAGCTGTTCACCGTTTGATGCGCAAACGTGGCTCAGCACAGCTCGCACAAACATCGAAACGTGTCAGCACGGGGCACTGGAACTTGGGGTTCAAGATTTCGTGGCTCCCACCGAGAGATGCAATGTAACCGAGATTATAAGCAATGGGTTGTTCGTGAACTGGGCTTTCCTGAAGTACGAAGCGGTTCATTATACGGAAGATGCAGAGGCTGAATTTCCAAGCTGGTTTTCCGTGCACGAGAGGAAGCTGTTGCAGTCTTCTTCCATAAGGGCTCATCTGGTGGTGGCCAAAGATGGTTCGGGGCATTTCAAGAGTGTGCAAGCTGCTATCAATGCCGCTGCAAGGAGAAGGACAAAGAGCAGATTCATTATTCACGTCAAGAGAGGGGTTTACAGAGAGAATATTGAGATTGACAAGACCAATGACAACATTATGCTGTTCGGTGATGGCATGAGAAACACCATTATTACAAGTGGAAGAAGCGTTAATGCCGGCTACACCACCTATAGCTCCGCAACAGCAG GAGTTGATGGTCTTCACTTCATTGCAAGAGACATTACCTTCAGAAACACGGCGGGTCCGCTGAAGGGTCAAGCGGTGGCGCTCCGATCAGCCTCTGATCTGTCTGTGTTCTATCGGTGTTCCATAGAAGGGTATCAAGACACGCTCATGGTCCACGCCCAGCGACAATTCTACAGAGGATGTTACATCTACGGCACAGTTGACTTCATATTCGGAAATGCCGCTGTTGTTTTTCAGAACTGTGTCATTCTTGTAAGAAGGCCCTTAAATGGACAGGCAAACATGATCACAGCCCAAGGCCGAGACGACCCGTTTCAGAACACTGGGTTTTCGATCCATAACTCTCAGATCAGGGCTGCCCCAGATCTCAGGCCCGTTATTGGCAGGTTCAACACCTTCTTGGGCCGCCCATGGCAACGTTACTCCAGAGTTGTGGTGATGAAATCATTCTTGGACAGCATGGTGAACCCAATGGGCTGGTCTCCATGGGATGATTCTAATTTCGCTTTGAATACTCTGTATTATGGAGAGTACATGAACTTTGGGCCCGGTTCATCCACCAGAAACAGGGTACGATGGCCCGGTTTTCACAGCATAACTAGCCCAACTGAGGCATCGCGGTTCACAGTTGCTAACCTTCTCGCTGGGCGCACATGGTTGCCTGCCACTGGTGTGCCATTCACTTCTGGCCTTTGA